Part of the Lotus japonicus ecotype B-129 chromosome 6, LjGifu_v1.2 genome, gacgaagatccggatctctctctctctctaggaactcgcggttttgggggtggggaaaatgggtttttttctcaaaaaatctaattttcgagctatttataggttttggaaaaaacggaaaaatgatttttttgcgattccgatttttcctgcgcgttcctctgcgcattctaagataggttctggcgacagaattccagaactcaaaacaggattcttggaattaaaccaaaagatccaaaatcggcataagtcggtgtaagtcggtttatcccgaaaaactactttttgcagtgatcgtcggatgagaaaacttccttctgaagaaagattaggaatgatgagagaagtaggagaacgcgggtggaatcttcatttgagtttccggatagaaaaagtcttcatcgtctgtcgatcttaggtttttcgaactatcagggattccgtttcggcaaacttccgagaattggaatttgacgttcgtactttccaggatttcgcatcgaaatggttgtttaaggacggaaaagagaagttctaacatttctctgaggatttttggaattagtttccatcgtgtcctaaagcgtaaattaactattcactaataccttcgacctaggattaagcgtatgttagtcgtgctataactctttcggtttttcgatacattcttggacttttcctgaacctctttccttcccaaatttatcttaatcaaataactcttttattttattcacttatccaaagcgttaaaacttgggccttacattactaccctccaaaaagaaagtttcgacctcgaaacttaagggtcagtaaaaagttctggatactgttccttgatcttttccttcagctcccacgttgcatcgccggtgtccttgttccaaataaccttcactaactcgatctctttacccctcaactgctttacccttgtgtcaccaatgctgattggcggtgtctcgaaagacaagttatccttcaactcaatgtcatccagctcgatgacgtgcgtcggatcagcaatatacttccgcagttgtgacacatggaatacatcgtgaacgtttgatagaaaaggcggtagtgcgatctggtaagctaccggtcctacacgacgagtaatctgataaggttcaatgaactttggcgtcagctttcttgacttgattgctcgaccaactcctgtagtctgggtaactcgcagaaacacatgatctccttcttcgaattccagggttctgcgcctttgatctgcataaagGTGACGTGgcacttaaaaaaataaaaaattaatagaacTTAATATAATAAACACATAATTAACCTAATTAAACTTAATCTGATCCTAATTCTAAACCTAAACTAATTACACACAATTAACATACTCAACCACTTACCCCAATTCCCAACTATTCCTAATTCCCAAATCAAACCCCAATTTCCCAATTCATCAACCGTGAAGAACCCtagttctttcttcttcttccatttcgAGCCCTGCAATCAATCTTCTTCCTCTCGCTGATTCTTCCTCTCGCCGATTCTTCCTCTCGCTGCTTCTTCCTTATACTGTGCTGGTGTTGTTCGTTCGAGAAGGTCACCGTTTAGGACAAGGCTCTTCGTCTTCAATTACTAAGTAAGTACCCACACTCTCTTCTTCGAATACGAACAAGCTTGTTCGACTGGTTGTTATCTTTGAGGCTTTGGGTTGCCTTTTGGTTTTGTGTAGTTCAGGGTTTATGGTTTGTGTGGGTGGGTTTTTTCGTTTAGGGTTGCTATTTAGGGATAAATGTTGATTTGGCTTCTTTGGGGTTGCAGGATGGTGTTTAAACTGATTGTTCGTCATGGTGCTTTGTTTGGGACCGCCCCTTACCTGCATTACTTTGGTGGTGGTCGAATTGAGCATCTTGATCAAGATGAAGACATATGGTCCTACTTTGACACTGTAGCCATTGTGAAAGAGATGAGATACAAGGAGTTTAAGTTATGGTGGATCACTGCTGAGGATGCTGAACGACATGTCTTCAAGGATTACAAAACTGATGCTGATGCTCTTGAATTTGCTAAATATGTGAGCACACTTGGTGAAGGTTTGTTGTTTGTAGAAAATCTATCACAAGAGCAACCCAGTGTTGGCAATGTTCCCACTATTGCCATGCTTCCCTCTGTTCCCACTGTTTCAGCACAAAACAACAAGGTACCAGCACAAAACAACAAGGTTTCAGCACAAATGAAGAAGGTCCAACCAACAAAGATGAAATGTGTGAGAAGGTCCAGTCGTATACAAGTTGTGGTGACTAAAGCAAAAAATTTGGACAAGCCTTCCTTAGTGGTTCTCTCTGACGATGATGAGATGTAAAATGAACAAGTTGAGCAAGTAGACCACACTCCTACTGGTCCAGAATTAGAGCTGGTTGTAAATGTTTTTGAAGAACAGCAAGGAGAACACACTCATTCTCTTCCAGAAGTTGAGCTGCTTGTGAATATCAACACTAGTCCTGAGAACATTAGTCCTGACAACAATGTTCCTCAGGTAGATGTTGCTCCTGAGAACATAAGTCCTGAAAATGACAATGTTCCTGGTACAGAGCAGGTCCCTGAGGTAGATGTTGTTGTTGGTCCTAAGAACATAAGCCCTGACAACAATGTTCCTGAAGTTATTGAAGCAGTGTTTGGTGGAGATGGTGAAAATTCTGACAATGTTGTTTCTGTGCAAAGAGAAAGGCTTCAAGATAATGATGAAGAAAGAGACTTAGGGCATGAAGATGTATTGGACAACACAGCTTTTGCTGAGGCAGAGGCTCTTTTGAATGAGCATATCAAACATATGCTTTATAGTAGGAGTGAAGAAGGTATGGGTTTGGCTTTTGGGGATGAATCAGATTCTGAAGGAGGTTATGAGAGTGAGGATCTAGAGAGTGTGCCAACTGATTCTGAGGTGGAAGATGTTCCTAGAAGAAGATTCCCTAAGTTTGTTAAGGAAAAAATGGGCCCAGATTTCAAATTCCATATGAAAATGATCCTAACCGGCTAACCCAACTAAATTACAGAGGGGGGGTGCAGCTTGGAAGTGTAGTAGGTGCAAGCAATATGGGCACAACAAGAGAGGATGTAAGAACCCTGTTCCAGAAGAGCAATCTGAAGTTGAACCACAAGTTGATGAAGCTGTACCAGGTGAAGCACAAGCTGCAACTGCACAAGATGATGGAGTACAACCTACAACTGCACAAGATGATGGAGTTCAACCTACAACTGCTCAGAAGAAACCAAAGGTAACTAATTCAAACATTGCTTTATACTATTGCTATGAAACCTATAATGATAGAAAAAATGCAGTAGATGCAAGCATTATGGACATTATAAAACCAGATGCAAGAACATCCCAGAGTTAATTGTAATGCCTCAGCCCCGCTCTCTTCCTGGGATTGTTATAAGGGAGCCTGTCAATCCTAATGTCACAGCCCCACTCCCTCTTAATTCTGGAAAAATGGTATTCTAATAATTCATTTTCTGGTAAAATTATGCAATGAGTAACTGGTAAAAATTATGCTAACCATTGAATTTAATTTCAGAAAGAAAAGGTAGTGGAAGATCCAAGATCTGTGGATGAAACTGGCATAAGGCCTATGCAGGGACTCATGGAGGAGCTACTACTTCATATGTCATGACTAGGAATCAGGGAGGAGCATCCACTTCTGGTTCTGTCCTTCAAGTTCAGATGGAGATTGAGACTTCCAGTACTGTTGAGAGGGCTGCAACTGAGATTCCAGTAGCCAGAGGAGACCAAGTTATTGAAGATGGAGAAACCTTACCAACACAGTGCAGTGTTGTCCTTGACACAACAATGGGAGAATCAACTTGACCTTGCATTGGATGAAGGGAAAGCTTTTTGAGTGTATGAAAAAGCAAGGGAATCTTTCAAACTTTTTAAATGGTTCACATGGTTCTGAAGCAGTAGAATATGGACTACATGGCCACTATGGtcaaattttttttgtattatttATGGGTGTATGTGGATTGTGGACCACTTACTTTGGCCACCAACTTGCTGAATTATAAGTgttttaattatgtttttatcTTAGCCTTTCATCTTTGTTCAAACAATGACTAGTGGAGTAATTTAACTCTTTATGTATTGATGTTGATGGTTAACCTAATTCTAGTTAGATGCCTCTTTTTGCTGTgtcattttaatcttattcaATGAGCCTATTCAATGTGTATGATGAATGAAGTTCAATGTGAACCAAAAGAAATAGCCTAAGAAATAAATGACATCAATAGTAGCCCAACAACTATTCTTCTTTTCATTAACTCCATACTTCCTTAGCCTACATACTCCATACTTCCATACACAAAATACTTCCTTAGCCTACATACTCCATACTTCCATACACAAAATACTTCCTTATCCTACATACTCCATACTACCATCTTTCAACTAAACTTTTCAACCCTTTCTAATACATAAAGTCCACACTGCTACCATCATTGCAAGGACAGTGAACAAGCatgcaatcttcttctggaacCTCTCAACTTCAAGCTTCTTCTTGAGCTTGTTAATCTTTTTATTCAAATCTGGAAGAACATGCACAGAGGTGGCTGGGCCATTACCAATCTCAGAGTTTAAACTCATTGCATCACTTTCAACTTTAGCATGCCTTCCCTGAGCTGCATTTCTTCCCATAAGTGGTTCATCAATCCAGAAAAAGAAACCACAAGAATCTGGAAACTGCAGCAGACATTGAATTCGGTTACAAGATGAAGACCGTGAGATTAAAAAGCCTCAATTAAATACATTCATTCACTTACTTGCCAAGtgaaatcaacggttaaaaattaaagacatcattacaaacagttaatacacatatcacacggtggagagaagcacatctacactcattacaacagattgtcagcacgggcacaaggaatgatgtatcatagcaactgacacacgtttactgtctcagtttcagagtaagcaccaatgggtactcaaCCTCtaatagagttaccttctgaactaaaCATCTTCTGATAGAGAAGCATCGTAGCCAggggttctgatccatcttcatgctggacaaaagtccatattcggatttttcagaatgaaattaaatctatcctctgctaaggtctttgtaaagatatctgcccattgatggtcagtatcaacaaacttcagaagaagtacgcccttctgaacataagctctaataaaatgatactttacctcaatgtgtttcccccttgagtgtaagataggattcttactcagtgaaattgcagcagtgttatcacaatatgttgggatgttgctctctaggatttgataatcctctagttgatgtttcatccagagcatttgAGTGCTACAAATGGCtgttgagatatattctgcctctgcagtggatagtgcaatggttgattgcctcttgcttgcccatgagactaagttgcttcccagaaattgacaatttccagaagtgctttttctctcagttctatctccagcataatcagcatcacaataacctgaaagcttatactctgatgttttcttatacatcaagccaaggttagtggtacctttcagatatctcaggacccacttaacagcagttaagtgggtttccctcggatctgattggaaacgagcacatagatgaacactaaacagaatatccggcctagatgcagttaagtatagaagtgatcctatcataccacgatagagcttctgacaaactttaccacttgcatcttctttctccaggatgcatgtaggatgcattggagtcttagcaattgtagattctgtcatgttgaacttcttcagaagctctttagtgtacttgctctgatggatgtgcgttccttctggtgtttgatcaacttgtatacccagaaagtacttgagttctcccatcatactcatttcaaattcagcatgcatcatctcagaaaactctttgcatagagatggattagcagatccaaatataatatcatcaacataaatttgcacaattaagatatcatctttgtaagttttgcaaaagagagttgtatctactttaccccttacaaacttattttccagaaggaatgagctgagtctctcataccatgctctgggagcttgcttcagaccatagagagatttcttcaatttgaaaacatggtcagggttcttctcatcttcaaaacctggaggttgatggacatagacttcctctgagatgtaaccatttaggaagacactcttaacatccatctgatgaagaattatgttgtgattcactaagaatgagatcagcagtctgatagcttccagtcttgctactggagcaaacgtttcagtatagtctattccttcttgctgactgtagccttgagcaactagctttgccttgtttctgactacatctcctttctcattcagcttgtttctgaaaacccatttggttccaatcacgtgaacgctttgaggtttcttcactaggcttcaaacatcattcttggaaaattgattcagttcttcctccatagccagaatccagtccttgtcttgaagagcttcatcaattgacttaggttcaattaaggacaccaatcctttcagattGAGAAGAGTCTCtttagagggtctgaaggctgatctggttctgactggttcatctttgttacccagaatcaattccttaggatgagacgcagtgattctgctcttcttctgaggttgtgaatcagagggaccagcttcttctggttcatcttcctctggctcatcttccttctcatttcctccaaagccaacttcgcctccaggcttaagttttagctcttggaacatacgcctttctcccgtcatgtgaagcgagcatccactgtccagataccatgattggtgtttcagtggagcgatcaaggatatctcattttcatcatctgagttaggatcttcctctgatgctgattcagagttagttgcatcttttgactctgcttctttgtctttgacaatagccatgagtccttgaacttcaccatcagagtcaacatcctctgactctgattcatcaaaagtcaccatcagacttttcttagttttgaagtgcttctttggcttcttgtcttttttcagctttggacaatcactcttgtagtgccctgattctttgcattcaaaacatgtgacttccttgactaaggacttcttctggccagatgaggattcaaactttcctttggcctttccagagcctctgtacttgctctgcctgtgcttccagatgcggtttagccttttggagatcagagttagctcatcttcatcagaatcttctgatgcttcttcatattcttctgcttcagcttgaagagctttcgacttctcagatttggacttctcagatttggatttcaaagctatagacttcttcctcagatcctgcatttctgagcgcttcagttcatgacatttcagtatgctgatgagttcttctaaactcatatgctcaacatctcttgtaagctctattgaagtcactaaaggcatccagctttcaggaagacttctaataacccttatgacatgatcttttgtagtgtagcttttgttgagaggtcttattccacctacaagcaactgaaatctggaaaacatatcctcaatggactcgttaggttccatgatgaaggattcatacttctggatcaaggacaacgcctttgattctttcaccttcttgtttccttcatgggacattttcaaggattcaaagatacccttggcaaactcacgatctgtaatattctagtactcttcataggaaatagcactaagaagaatagctctagctttgtggtgctgtgagtaaagcttcttttgttcaccagtcatctctgatctggagatcttcttgccatcagcatcaactagacgctcgtagccatccacaatgatatccctgAGATCTGCGTCAAAACCCAGAAATAAACtttcgattctgtctttccagtattcgaacctttgaccatcgaacataggaggctttgcattgtaaccatcgttttgcgtttcactggtggtagccattagtttttcacaccggcccggatcactgaacactgttaggtgtggtaatcagaacttgcgccctgataccaattgaaggtatgaaaaacgatagaaagggggggggggtttgaatagcgttttcagaataaaacttcccacttaagattataacaaatctttcgaaacaaaagtaaagtgcttaagataagagatgagaaaagcacacaaggattttatcctagttcacttgatgaatTACTTAAGCTAGtctagtccacccgtgaaggtgatttcttccttcttagaatgaaggcaattcactaatcagtacaagtgactaacaatacactgacttagatcacactaagattcactctcttagtcttctctagaatccgatcaaccttgatctcctaaaggtaacacAAACAATCAGTTTGAGAATATTTGGTTTACAAATGAATGCTTcttgaaaagctaatggtaaacacacttagttctatttgaagaaagattgctaagaagatttgaatattgcttgcgcgtatatgtttcttaggcggcatctttcagtcttcagcctctatatatactccaaggattagggtttgaacattgcatgagaatgctaccgttggagggcagatctgggatttccagcttctgatgtggctgagaatgttaggttaggttgtcaggatagtacacttcttttgtactttggatagtgacgtgacctttaaccttgttgacttctgatcagaggaatgctttgtgttggaacttgtgaagcttgttgatcagagtcagagggaagcatggatcctctgaccgttgtaacttctgattctgaactcagaggagaagtacttggtcttcagtgCCAGCTAGCTTCTAGACTtaagagtctccacttttcagcttctggatcttcagagcctctaaaccatcagagcttctgaaccttcagagtgtatGGGTtttcagaacgtctggatcttcagaacttcaagtgagctgagtccacatcagagcttgactgtcttcagatcttctgaagtttttctactgttcagtttgaacatagagattgcgaaagcgttgctagggtcactctttaagcaaagtgcttctgatttgtgtgagattatatcaaggtcagagcctgtcatgaacacactcagaaaacacgttagggtaccataattgttcatacttaaacgttaacttgtaatcatcaagacatagagttgtactacacgatcaaaacttgatcttacaacattGTCCTGGAACGAGAGGACGAAGCGGATGAAGAATTCATACTTCAAGGCTCAAGAGAACAGGAACGCACGCGATtcagggagaagagaagaggaactgGTGCGAAGAGGAAgtaggagaagagaagaggagaacACGAtttagaagaaggagaagagaagatgaacGCGATTGAGCAGAGGGGAGGAACCCGATTCAGGAAGAGAAGAATTGGGGTAATTGGTTGGGGAATTGGGGAAATGGATATGAACCCTAATTTCTGACCTGTTGATGAATTGGGAAATTGGGGTAATTGGTTGGGGAATTATGAATGTTTAGTTAGTTTAGGTTTAGGTTTAGAATTAGGATCAGATTAAGTTTAATTAGGTTAATTATGTGTTTATTATATTaagttatattaattttttatttttttattattttaagtgCCACGTCGCCTTTATTTAAACAGTCAGCATGCCACTTCATCCCTCGTCAGAGCTcgaagctccggcgaggacgGGCTCCAACCGTTTTTGAACAAGAGGGATtgattccacaaatttttccggtcagggacctggttcagacggcgaaacaaagacagagactaatTTGAAGATTAAGCCTAAAATCAATTGTGAAATTTACAAAATAAATGTGTATGATAATAACatttatatatttgaaaagaaaaaaaaaacaaggatGAAAAATGCAATGAAATTATCAAATACCTATTTGGTTCCATTGTTGTTGCCATTGTCGCGGGAATCAAAAGTGATATTCTGAATttcgggagttgggtttggcaccccacctatggggcttggcaccccactttatcaaatacggaatttaaaattccgtattctccctattgaatacggaacttaaaattccgtactgtatttaagcatgcgtgtcacattttcaaccactcattatatactaaaacagatacggaattttattttccgtattgatacggaactttaaattccgtatttaataaagtggggtgcaaagcctaaggggtggggcaccaaactcaattcccTGAATTTCCTAGGTAGAATCAAACACAGTGGTTACAACAATCACAGTGTTTTCTACTTGAACCTCACAAAAGTGCCCTCAGATTCGTTCCTTGCAACCATGGAGGAACAAACCCCATTTAAGAATCTCCATAGCAGAGAGTATTCTGGTCACAAGAAGAAGGTACCCTTTTGCTTCCTTTCTCTTTCATGGTAAAACGCGTTCAAAGTTCGAAACTTTTTGTGCTTGAATGCTTCAGTTCATGTGAAAAACAAGCCCTTTATCAATGTTTATGTTTCAATTCTGATatgggtgtttttttttttttgtttgctttCAAATAGGTGCACTCTGTGGCCTGGAATTGCATTGGGACCAAACTTGCCTCTGGGTCTGTGGATCAAACTGCTCGAATCTGGCATGTTGAGCAACATGGGCATGTAAGTTTACTCCTAATAGCTCTTGGAAGAACAGGAGCTGAGCAAGTTCATATCTTTTTTTCCCCTTTGTTTGATTGTCATGATTGATTTAAATGGGACTGTTTCATTTCATGGATTAGGAGACAGAAGCTATTTATGTTAGCCTTGGTCTTAGGGTTGTCTTTTAATTTGTTCTTCCTGAATAGGACTTGTGGGCTAATAGAATAATCATGACAAGCTACATAGAGATAGTTCATTTGATTAGGAAAGCATAGGTTAATTTTCCTTAAGTctttcaactttttttcttAAGGGTGTGTTTCAGAGTTTttaggggaggggaggggaaggcTATGAAGGGACGGGGAGGAGAGGGCAAGAGAGGGGGAATCGGAGTAAGCCCTTCCCTTGTTTGGAAGTTCCAAATTGCCCAAAACCCCCAGATTTGGGGGAACTAATGAATACAACTAAAAGAGGATTTTGGAGGGTTTTCAGAAATACCCCGAAGTCTTCTCCCCTATTTTAAAATCTCTCAAACAGGGGAAGGGCTTCTCATAAgcctccaaaactcaactcacaaACACACCCTAAGAAATGTTGTAGGTTTgctgtttgtaaaaggtttaaGTTCCCCTCACGTATTGATATCTTGTTTAAGATTTGCCCCTTTGAAATCACCGAGGAAATTTTAAGTAATGTCTTTTATAACTTTTGGTGGTTTAGATAACAACATGACGTCTATCTAAAAGATTTTATTTGGCCTTGGGTAAAATATGTTCTTTCACATATGATTTTAATACTTCAAACTTTTTGAATGCGACTTAACCAAGGGTTAATCCTTACTCCTTAGAACCTGTTGGGAAAAGAAGAGTAAAACTTAGGATAATATAGACATGCAGCCAGGGCCCAGGGTAGGAGAAGGGCTAGGGGTCAGTTGAGATCAGTATCTAAGAATCACCACTCTTTGGTTACCTTCCCTGATACATAATGACAGTAACCAGAGGATGTTTCTATTAGAATTCGGACTTGTTAGATTAAGTCAAGAAATGCATTGCAAATTATATATGATCAGAAAGAAAATTGTTGTTGAAGCTAGAGTGAACTAGTGTCAATTGTGAATTTTTCGACAGGAACCTTTCCAGTTATGAAACTTTAGGCTACTATAAAGGGATTTTGGGGTGGAGGGGTGTGTTGGGAAGCTGAAGCCCAAAGGCACCTTTTTGCTCAAAGTTTCTCTTTCAGTATTGGCTGCTACTATTATGTTATTGTAGATTGTTTTGTTCTTCTGACGTGGTTAGAATTTGATTGTTTCATTTTATATGTGGGACGGGGTTGGCTGGGGGTTTATTATAGGGTAAAGTCAAAGATATTGAATTAAAAGGCCACACTGATAGTGTGGATCAGCTATGCTGGGATCCCAAACATGCCGATCTGATTGCGACTGCATCGGGTGACAAGACCGTTCGTTTGTGGGATGCTCGTAGTAAGTGAAAATCCATTTGTtacaatttaattattattcataTCAGAAGGAAGAAGTTATGACCTTTTATATTTTGGGAGACTTGTAATGAATTGTACAGTTATATTATCTTAATGCCGGTCACAATTAACCATATGCTCATTGGAATAAGCAAACGATTGGTTTCTttgtttgaaaatgttttccacATCTTAGATCAATGCTTTTGTTGATGATTCATTGAAAAAGAAAGTTAACTGTAAATATTTATTATCGTTTGGAGGTCCAAAGAAGGGGCTTGTGGAAAAGCTACTCATATTTGATTTCTGCAGGTGGAAAATGCTCACAACAGGCAGAACTTAGTGGGGAGAATATCAACATTACCTACAAACCTGATGGGACTCATGTAGCTGTGGGCAATAGGGTATGTTACACAATTGCTTCATTTGCTTAAAGCTCCGAGTATTGTGACTGTATGTGTTAAGATCAAACTATATTCTCTTGCTGTTTTTCATCATATGAAGTCTTATGCGGTTTTGTTTTCCACAGGATGATGAATTAACaatactggatgttaggaagtTCAAACCAATTCATAAGCGCAAATTCAACTATGAGGTATTAACTAGTTTTAAGTTCAAACCAATTCATAAGCGCAAATTCAACTATGAGGTATTAACTAGTTTACACTTCATTCTTGCTGATTTTTCTGTTTTCGTCAGTTTGTTAAGTCTTATTTTTAGGCTGAGGAATGAACTTATGAGGAACTTGTCTTTACACCACATTCTTATAATGTACATAAAAATGTGAATTTGCTATACGCTAATTGGTTTTCTTTTTTTACAAACCACACAACTGTTTTCAGAAGTTTGAATTGGAATTCGCAGTCTGATAAAGGGCTTATTAGTTGGAGTGTAAATTGCATATTGTTTTATAATCAATATAAATTTGTGGTCAATTGGAAGAACTAAATGTCCTAGTATCAAACCATCAGATAACCATGAATATCATGTTTGTATTCTGTTAGAGAATTCTTGTATGCCTGTTTGAGCCAACATGTCAAATAGTTATGTTCTGCCTTGGAATGTGTGTTTTCACATTGAAGCATTTTTCCAAACAGGCTAGAATTTGCATGTTTAAGTTTTTTTACTTCCATATTGGTCGAGTATGAACAATTTCAGTTTCCATGCTTTGAAACCTGACGCGTCTGTTAAAAACAGAAAGAAGCCGAAGAGCATTGTTTTTACTTACAATTAATGGTAAATCTGAGAAacatttcttgttttttttatcaCAATATTGTACGCAGGACACACATTACAATGATTGAACTGGATCCCTAAACATTAGggatgaaaattttgaaaaatggaAAGTATGCTTAATTAACTTTCAATGGTAAGTGTATCACGAATATAAGGAGGAATCACAATTACAATCATAATCAACACTACAACCCCAGCAATGCAAGTTATGATGAGTCACCCTATGTAGATAATATGGGTTACTAAATATAtgcaaaatataaaaaaatcaagtgAACGGTCTCTTTGACTGTACAATTCTTTG contains:
- the LOC130722719 gene encoding THO complex subunit 3 isoform X1, translating into MEEQTPFKNLHSREYSGHKKKVHSVAWNCIGTKLASGSVDQTARIWHVEQHGHGKVKDIELKGHTDSVDQLCWDPKHADLIATASGDKTVRLWDARSGKCSQQAELSGENINITYKPDGTHVAVGNRDDELTILDVRKFKPIHKRKFNYEVLTSFKFKPIHKRKFNYEVNEIAWNMTGEMFFLTTGNGTVEVLTYPSLRPLETLMAHTAGCYCIAIDPTGRYFAVGSADSLVSLWDISQMLCVRTFTKLEWPVRTISFNHTGELIASASEDLFIDISNVQTGRTVHQIPCRAAMNSVEWNPKYNLLAYAGDDKNKYQADEGVFRIFGFENA